The following coding sequences are from one Sphingobium sp. Cam5-1 window:
- a CDS encoding NepR family anti-sigma factor — protein sequence MVASTTERDVKGGDKKDVGANTPDSGVTGSAPRKRRSSPAKGEGQVANALRSVYQRAVDEDIPSEMLDLLRKLD from the coding sequence TTGGTTGCTTCAACGACGGAACGGGATGTGAAGGGAGGGGACAAGAAAGATGTCGGCGCCAACACCCCGGATTCGGGCGTGACTGGCAGCGCCCCCCGAAAACGGCGATCCTCCCCGGCCAAGGGTGAAGGACAAGTCGCCAACGCGCTGCGCTCCGTCTATCAGCGTGCGGTGGATGAAGACATTCCCTCCGAAATGCTCGACCTACTGCGGAAGCTGGACTAA